One Solanum lycopersicum chromosome 2, SLM_r2.1 genomic region harbors:
- the LOC101259807 gene encoding uncharacterized protein isoform X5: MPVAEVNSSVKKDLVLKIQEHEQEVVQMRKYLSEYSIKEAQIRNEKYVLEKRIAYMRMAFDQQQQDLVDAASKAISYRQDIIEENIRLTYALQAAQQERSTFVSSLLPLLAEYSLQTPVADAQSIVSNVKVLFRHLQEKLFVTEAKLKESQYQMAPWRSDMNLSNFAHSPPQSAGIKEGLELVPQQAYSSEKAPLSSDPRTTTDWDPLSNPQSGLHRDAERNPETDDLGRYSPLTSRNTTVQVIPAQLAVSQGYTHSKPKSEETSSKQVTFSDLISSNEMDDSDMERHQNDREPSVNWANKSSAYTSQLDEPGSSYSPYLPPVLEEPSSSYSEADEEALPAIEGLQISGDAYPGQGLQACGYSINGTTSCNFEWVRHLEDGSFNYIEGAKQPTYLVTADDVDTYLAIEVQPLDNRKRKGELVKVFANEHRKITCDPVMHSCIEKTLYSGHASYKVSLSTRYLDIWESATLAIKRDGYSIKVNGPGGVLVSEKFSQSTIVTIPYGSPTEFSILDSRGVEHLLKAENDQGDINCSRDTIVLTMRLFIIRAGEKKKGRRRGLFFNK, encoded by the exons ATGCCAGTGGCCGAAGTTAACAGCAGTGTGAAGAAG GATCTTGTTTTGAAGATCCAGGAGCATGAACAGGAGGTTGTACAAATGAGGAAATATCTCTCTGAATATTCTATCAAG GAAGCACAAATTCGCAATGAGAAATATGTTCTGGAAAAGCGAATTGCTTACATGCGCATG GCATTTGATCAGCAGCAACAAGATCTTGTTGATGCTGCCTCTAAAGCGATATCATACAGACAAGACATAATTGAGGAAAATATACGCCTTACATATGCACTGCAG GCTGCACAGCAAGAAAGATCAACATTTGTATCATCTTTGCTGCCACTTCTTGCAGAGTACTCACTTCAGACACCTGTAGCTGATGCACAGTCAATTGTCAGCAATGTCAAG GTTTTGTTTAGACATTTACAAGAGAAGCTTTTTGTTACTGAG GCCAAGTTGAAGGAGTCTCAGTACCAAATGGCACCTTGGCGGTCAGATATGAACCTGTCAAATTTTGCTCATTCACCTCCTCAGTCTGCTGGG ATTAAAGAAGGTCTTGAACTCGTACCTCAACAAGCCTATTCCAGTGAAAAGGCTCCTCTTTCGTCAGATCCTCGGACTACAACAGACTGGGATCCCTTGAGCAATCCTCAGAGTGGTCTACACCGTGATGCAGAAAGAAATCCAGAGACTGATGACTTGGGGAGGTATTCACCTCTTACAAGCAG GAACACTACAGTGCAAGTTATACCAGCACAACTTGCAGTAAGCCAGGGTTATACGCATTCCAAGCCTAAAAGTGAAGAAACATCTAGTAAGCAAGTTACTTTTAGTGATCTCATCAGCAGCAATGAGATGGATGATTCTGACATGGAAAGACATCAAAATGATAGAGAGCCTTCAGTTAATTGGGCTAATAAAAGCTCTGCATACACATCACAGCTAGATGAGCCAGGCTCATCATACTCTCCATACCTTCCACCAGTTCTTGAGGAGCCTTCATCATCCTATTCAGAAG CAGATGAAGAGGCACTACCTGCAATAGAGGGTCTCCAAATTTCTGGTGATGCTTATCCTGGACAGGGACTCCAAGCTTGTGGCTACTCTATTAATGGAACAACCAGTTGCAATTTTGAG TGGGTTCGCCATTTGGAAGATGGATCTTTTAACTATATAGAGG GGGCAAAGCAACCAACTTACCTTGTGACTGCTGACGATGTTGATACTTACCTTGCTATTGAAGTTCAGCCATTGGACAACCGAAAACGGAAG GGTGAACTCGTGAAGGTCTTTGCAAATGAGCATAGGAAGATAACTTGTG ATCCTGTAATGCATAGTTGCATTGAGAAAACCCTTTATAGTGGTCATGCTTCATATAAAGTTTCATTGTCG ACACGATATCTTGATATATGGGAGTCTGCTACCTTGGCTATCAAGAGGGATGGTTATAGCATCAAGGTTAATGGGCCTGGTGGTGTTCTCGTCAGTGAGAAGTTTTCTCAATCTACAATT GTTACTATTCCATATGGAAGTCCTACAGAATTTTCGATCCTTGATAGTCGGGGAGTTGAGCATCTTTTGAAGGCTGAGAATGATCAAGGAGACATTAACTG TTCAAGGGATACAATTGTCCTCACCATGAGACTATTTATTATAAGG GCTGGTGAGAAGAAAAAAGGAAGGAGGAGAGGTTTGTTTTTCAACAAGTGA